Proteins encoded together in one Chitinophaga sp. LS1 window:
- a CDS encoding FAD-dependent oxidoreductase has product MIQRDASTISLWQGNIEPFQPTMMADHNATYDVVIVGGGITGLTTALLLQEAGKRCLLLEANNIGFGTTGGTTAHLNTVLDTSYDQISTNFSKEDAGLVRESVGAAISLIQQNIERFSIDCGFDYTDAYLFAQDEKQTEALDIIAKAAREEGINITLQDHLPVSFHFTKAYKFTNQAKFNPLAYIYGLARAFEHAGGVIVQDCRVIEIHNTRHIKVDTTLGEFTGMNIVYATHIPPGINLVHLRCIPYRSYALAVRLADNSYPDALIYDMQEPYHYFRTQVIDGKKYLIAGGEDHQTGHHENTEQCFRNLEAFVREHFKVKSVDYKWSSQYYEPADGLPYIGNMPGQPDNVYVATGFGGNGMVYSGVAAMVIRNIILGKHRATEKLFNPNRIKPVAGFTNFVTHNADVVKLFFGKLFPAHKLTELAELAPGEARVVNYDGHRVALYKDEAGMLHAVNPVCTHMKCEVGWNTAEKSWDCPCHGARFDAAGRCLHTPADRDLEHLDITHDLSDVEEQVHR; this is encoded by the coding sequence ATGATACAAAGAGATGCATCCACTATTAGTTTATGGCAGGGTAACATTGAACCCTTTCAACCAACAATGATGGCTGATCATAACGCGACGTATGATGTGGTCATAGTCGGCGGTGGTATCACCGGACTTACAACCGCTCTTTTATTGCAGGAAGCAGGTAAGCGCTGTTTGTTGCTGGAAGCAAATAACATTGGCTTTGGTACCACAGGAGGTACGACTGCTCATCTGAATACAGTACTGGATACTTCGTACGATCAGATCTCAACGAATTTCAGCAAAGAAGACGCCGGGCTGGTCAGGGAATCCGTTGGGGCTGCCATAAGTCTGATACAGCAAAACATCGAGCGCTTCAGTATAGACTGTGGCTTTGATTATACAGATGCGTATTTATTTGCGCAGGATGAAAAGCAGACTGAAGCACTTGATATTATTGCGAAAGCTGCCCGCGAAGAGGGCATTAACATTACCCTGCAGGATCATCTGCCTGTCAGTTTTCATTTTACCAAAGCCTATAAATTTACCAACCAGGCCAAATTTAACCCGTTAGCTTACATCTATGGCCTTGCGCGTGCATTTGAGCATGCAGGTGGAGTGATCGTGCAGGATTGCAGGGTGATTGAAATTCATAATACCAGGCATATCAAAGTAGACACAACCCTCGGTGAATTTACAGGAATGAATATCGTGTATGCAACACATATACCACCGGGTATAAATCTTGTCCACCTGCGTTGTATACCCTATCGTAGCTATGCGCTGGCTGTAAGACTCGCAGACAATAGCTATCCGGATGCATTGATTTATGATATGCAGGAGCCTTATCACTACTTCAGAACACAGGTCATAGATGGTAAGAAATACCTGATCGCCGGTGGAGAAGATCATCAGACAGGCCATCATGAAAACACGGAGCAATGTTTCCGTAACCTGGAAGCGTTTGTGCGTGAGCATTTCAAAGTAAAGTCTGTAGACTATAAATGGTCTTCCCAGTATTATGAACCTGCAGATGGATTGCCTTATATCGGCAACATGCCGGGGCAGCCGGATAATGTATATGTGGCTACAGGCTTTGGCGGTAATGGAATGGTGTACAGTGGGGTAGCGGCGATGGTGATCAGGAATATCATTCTGGGAAAACATCGTGCTACTGAAAAGCTGTTTAATCCAAACCGCATCAAACCAGTTGCAGGTTTTACCAACTTCGTTACGCACAATGCGGATGTTGTAAAACTCTTCTTTGGAAAGCTCTTCCCTGCACACAAGCTCACCGAACTGGCCGAACTGGCACCAGGAGAGGCGCGGGTGGTGAATTATGATGGGCATCGTGTGGCGTTGTACAAAGATGAAGCAGGTATGTTGCATGCCGTGAACCCGGTATGTACCCACATGAAGTGTGAGGTGGGCTGGAATACAGCAGAGAAGTCATGGGATTGTCCTTGTCACGGGGCGAGGTTTGATGCAGCGGGTAGGTGTCTGCATACACCTGCGGATCGTGATCTTGAGCACCTTGATATTACCCATGATCTATCTGATGTGGAGGAGCAGGTGCATCGTTAG
- a CDS encoding alpha/beta hydrolase, giving the protein MSRIYLFLCLLLPCLTYAQDTPIVMHLWPNGAPGYENRKNEPEIAKDYYVKNIHNPSITVYLPPKEKATGAAVVICPGGGFRLLVYNSEGVNPAKYLNDLGITAIILKYRLFREDSTYSLEKEVRQDAYRAMRLVRSHAKEWGIDTDRVGMWGFSAGGEVVTQVAYAPGYGDQKAKDPVDRLNGKPDFQILVYPGPLGIPQSVPKDAPKAFLVVANNDACCSAPIVTLLSAYRDARVPVEAHIFANGDHAFNMGYKTDLLSLKAWPSLLTNWMIDSHIIPASGSKQPQ; this is encoded by the coding sequence ATGTCACGCATTTACCTCTTCCTTTGCCTACTACTCCCCTGCCTCACTTACGCGCAGGATACACCAATTGTTATGCATCTCTGGCCCAATGGTGCACCCGGTTATGAAAACCGGAAAAACGAGCCAGAAATAGCCAAAGATTACTATGTAAAGAATATCCATAACCCCAGCATCACCGTCTACCTCCCTCCAAAGGAAAAAGCAACAGGTGCCGCAGTGGTCATTTGCCCAGGTGGTGGCTTCCGGTTATTGGTTTATAATTCTGAAGGCGTCAATCCTGCGAAATACCTGAATGATTTAGGCATTACTGCCATTATTCTCAAATACCGGTTATTCAGGGAGGATTCTACCTATTCATTAGAAAAAGAAGTGAGACAGGACGCTTACCGCGCCATGCGGTTAGTGCGTAGTCATGCGAAAGAATGGGGTATTGACACTGACCGTGTCGGTATGTGGGGTTTTAGCGCAGGGGGGGAAGTTGTGACACAGGTAGCTTATGCGCCAGGATATGGTGATCAAAAAGCCAAAGATCCTGTGGACAGACTAAATGGGAAACCGGATTTTCAGATCTTAGTTTATCCCGGTCCACTGGGTATTCCGCAATCCGTACCAAAGGATGCGCCGAAGGCTTTTTTGGTAGTAGCGAATAACGACGCTTGCTGTTCTGCACCAATAGTGACCTTATTAAGCGCCTACAGGGACGCCAGGGTCCCTGTAGAAGCGCATATTTTCGCCAATGGAGATCATGCCTTTAATATGGGTTACAAAACCGATCTGCTCTCCTTAAAGGCATGGCCATCCCTGTTGACGAACTGGATGATCGATAGTCATATCATACCTGCTTCGGGCTCAAAACAGCCTCAGTAG